A stretch of DNA from Salmo trutta chromosome 12, fSalTru1.1, whole genome shotgun sequence:
attactgtgctgcaaGTTTATAATGTTAAACTAAAACTGAAACTGAAACTAAAACAAATATtaatcattaaaaaaatgtatgctcatacacatacatttatactgactctacacacactcatCATGAAACACTGCTACTACTCTATtcatcatatatcctgatgcctagtcaccttacccttatacatatctacctcaatcactccagtatctctgcacattgtaaatatggtactggagcTGACCGTGTACATAGCATGCTTACTTACATTATCATGTTCTTTTTATTTCCATATCTCGCAGGTTTTTGTTCTCCCTTGATTAATGCATTGTTGGGGTTAGATCTCACAAGAAAGGTATTTcacagttaagatcaaattcttatttacaatgacagcctacaccagccaaacccagataaCGCTGGGCCTAtggtgcaccgccctatgggactcccaatcacagacgaatgtgatgcagcctggattcaaaccagggactgcagtgacgcctctagcactgagatgcagtgccttagaccgctgcgccattcgggagcccaaactgtacttgtgcatgtgacattaaaacttgaaactgaaACTTGAAATAAAGTAATTAACAGACCTatttgaaaaactaaaaatatactgaaactattatcttttactaaaatataataaaaaacatcatcaaatcaaatcaaattgtattggtcacatacatatatttagcagatgttattgtgggtgtagcgaaatgcttgtgttcctagctccaacagtgcagtagtatctaacaattcacaacaatacacacaaatctaaaagtaaaagaatggatttaagaaatatataaatattaggacgccctgtaccgcccacaaccgcatggctctccagagagtggtgcggtctgcccaacgcattactggGGGCACAaggcctgccctccaggacacctagagCACCCGATGTCAAAAGAAGgccaaaagatcatcaaagacatcaaccacccaagtcacagcctgttcaccttgctatcatccagaaggcaaggtcagtacaggtgcctcaaagctgggaccaagagtctgaaaaacagcttctatctcaaggccatcagactgttaaatagccatcctttgccggcctccacccagtaccctgccctgaacttagtcattGTCACtagctaccacctggttactcaaccctacaccttagaggctgctaacctatgtacatagacatggaatcactggtcactttaataacatttacatactgttttactcatttcatatgtacagtatatactatattctagtcaatgccatcccattcaactattgctgtatatatactattctatcctacgtattctatagatatactaaatattctatccacataccatccataatgtctatacatcccatcacatacatatatatttatacttcggactccgacattgcttgtcgtactatttatatatttcttaattccattcttttacattTAGATCTGTGTGTATTGCAGTAAATTGTTAcatattactgcactgctggacctaagaacacaagcattttgctacacccgcaataacgtctgctaaatacgtgtatgtgaccaataacatttgatttgatttgtaaacaagagtaatagtgaccagtagcaggataaatagatactaatggtaatggaAATCAATGATCAATGAACAGCAACATAGGTGTGAGGGGGAGCAGTAATTGTGTAACCCGTAAGATAAAGGTGCAATCTATACGATGTGGACATGTAAAGTGCTTTTCATGTCTATGTCCACGAAATACCTGTATTCTACCCTACTATAGTAGTCTATAATGAATCATATCATAAGGAATCATTCTCTCATATTAGGTGAGAAGCAAACTTTTGGAACCTCATCCATCATGACAATTATGACATTAAAAGCAGAAAAACAAACTGCATTGCCCCCATTAGTCTTATTAATGCTGACACATCACATTTTGATGTCTTGGTTTTAAAGCAATAGGCCGAGTTACAGAGTTGAGGAGTATCCTCCTTATTGCCAAAGGTTTCAGAGCACGTACTCTAATCTTATAATGACCTGGAAATTCCTCATCTTGTGTACAGACAGACACTTCTGATCGTAATAGCTTGGGAGGACGAAGTTAGGGAATTCCAGCTTTTGGAAAACTAAACTCCTCCTTGTTCTGAGTGGAATATAAGAACAAGCTGCAGACCACAAGCCAACACAAAACACAAGGGAGATCaaactgcctgactgactgactgactaaggAGCTGAAAGGTAAGAGATAACTCTGTTATATGAGGCAGTCACAGTTTAAGTTGAATAAATTATCTGTAAATATGTTAGCAATTCATATAGTAgcctatgttctctctctccatgtttctttcagtctgtcacatctgcaAGTATGAAGCTGCTTCCAGCTGGACTTGTTCTGACCCTCATTGTAGGAGCTCAAGCTCAGTGGTACCACTTCCCTGGTGAAGCTGTTCAAGGTCTGTTTATACACTTTAATCATTGTTTCTTCATTGTTGACATAAATAGATACATAAATCAAGAGTAACAAATCATTCAAGAGTAACAAATCATTCAAGAGCAACAATGTACTGTATTTGAGGACTCCTTTAAAGTCATTGTTATTTCTTGAAGCTTGTGGTTTGAAATATTGTAAAGTTCCTTGGAAGTGTCAAACTCAACATCCGTGTCCTCCTGACCCTGCAGGTGCTAGAGACATGTGGCGTGCATACGACGACATGAAGGACGCCAACTGGAAACACTCAGACAAGTACTTCCACGCTCGGGGCAACTATGATGCTGCCAGGAGAGGACCAGGGGGCAGGTGGGCAGCAACAGTCATCAGGTGGGTGATTCTCAAATATCTGAGAGATGTTTATAATGTGGTTCAGTTGCTCATCAAATTATCTGATAAAAACTTTCTCCATTTAGTTCTTTATGCcactatttgtaaaaaaaaaatggctgGTCAGAAAGACAATTTTACCAATTATTGGTTCACTGTGGTTGACGTGTGACTTATGTAATATTTCTCCTCTCTCAGTAATGGCCGGGAGATGGTTCAGGGTTCCAGTGGTCGAGGACATGAGGACTCAGCAGCTGACCAGGAGGCTAACCGCTGGGGACGTAATGGAGGGGACCCCAACCGCTACAGACCAAATGGACTCCCAAGGAAATACTGAACCTAAAAAAAAGGTGGTTACTAGTGAAACTGAAAGGACCACATTTCAACAAATATATTGCACTTAATTACTGCTTTTGGTAAAAATGTCATATTCTCAATAATTATTTTGCCCAAATGTTCTGCTAATAGACAGGTACATGGTACTGAAAATTTGTATGCAATCTATTTCAAAAGTGTTGCAAAAATAAAGTGATTACGCAGCTAAAGACCGAATGTCTTTCTGTATTCAGCATAATACGACTGGGAAGGTTGGAAAGAAGTGTTCAAATCCTGAAATGTACACTCAAATGATCTGGGGTTGACATTTTCTCAGCTTTCAACTGGCAACGGGTCAGCCCTTTACAACTAGTAACTGGGACATTTGGACAGTGGGTCAGCCATACATAGTACATGTTTTTCATAGGATAGACATAGAAGAAGCTGAGAAAAACATAGGAGACATAGAAGAAGCTGAGAGTATTGCAGGTGACGCAGTGATGTGAACTTTGAGGGTGCAACAACAATTCTAAGCCAATAGAAGTTGTGCATTTATTTGCCTGTGCTCATCCCTAAGCCCCCTCCCTCTcgccaacacaacacacaccgtGTCCTCCCCTTCCCACAACCAATAGATGCTGGTTTAATTGACCACTGATCCACCAGGCCAATTTGTTGAGTGTAACGATATAGCAGGGAATCCTGTTATTAGCAGGGCAGGGGATGTAAGGAGGCCTGCAGGTACCATATAGGCTTGAACAGCTGGTCCAGGAAGATGGTAGGTCAGTTCATCACAAATTGCAATTATAATATTGGTATCTGCCACGTCCATTTCAGTATATTTGTTAATCATTGAGGGTCACTGATGAAATCTTTGTGAAAATAGAGACATGCTCTGGAACAAAACTGGTGCCAGGCTATCCTTGTTGTGACATCATAAGAGAAACATGGGGAGAGAGGGCaaaggggagaggatggatgcCCCTGCTGTTAATGGAACATGACAGCTTGAATGAGGATTCAATTCAACATACTATGCAACTCTATTAAGACAGGAGGATAGATGAGTAGGTTACGTATAATTTAACACAGATAGATAATATGCATAAAATTAGTATACTGTTAGGCTTTTGAACATAACCACTCATTATTACAGAATGCAGAATTACAGGCATACTGTAAAATATGCACAGACATATAATGTATTGATCAGCATGACCACACCTCCACACAAGCAACCAATGAGAGTATGGTCCAAAGTACTGTACCACCTACTTTGGACAAGACTTTGAAcagactgagtgagagagagagaaagagaaagagaaaaagagagagagagagagagagagagaatgagatgagCTAAGAAATTGTAACACAGAGGAATTGTAACTCAGGTATATGGCTTTCCTAggttttctgtttttgtcactcTTAATTTGAAAATATGAACTTTAGGGCTCAAAGTGATGTCAACAGCAATAGATATTGCAATATCAATACCATAGATTTCGCTATATCATGATAAACTTCACCTGAGATGTGAAATGGGTAGCAACAGGTTTCAGCTTCACAAAGTGGAAATAAGTAGCCTCAGCAGTTGCACTCAGCATCGATGTGATGAGCCCTGAAATGCAGCTTGGAAAACATAAGCATCATGTCTTGATCCCCCAATCTGTGTATACATTTATGTGGAAGGTTCACCGGGTGAGCAATGATGTGTAGTTAATGGGTGAACTATGTTAAGTCAGGTTTGCCTGACAATCATAACACTCAAATCTGAATGTGCATGGCAGATATGTGGTGGAATGGGTATAGTGTTATGTGGATGTATTTATTCATGATGTATTAACAAACTAGATGTGGTAAGTCTCTACATTACCACATGTAATCCATTCCTGGCAATGAAAAATACATGAGCtcatactgtacatataaatgAAAGCAGACATTGAGAGAGACCACTCCTGTGGCTTCTCTTAGGTACTATTCTATGACCAAGTTTtttgcacagcacagcacagcacagcacagcacagcacagcacagaagATCATTTTATAAAGACAACAAATTGAAATATTTGGTCAAAGGTATATTATTACAAACCTGCAAACAGAGAAGGAGTGCTGTGAGCTGACAGACTAGACCTCAAACAGATTTACACCCATATTTCTAATCACAGTATTGGAtgtcccatctccctctctctttctctgctttctCTTAATCCATTAAAatacaatgcacacacacacaaaaacgaaTCAGGAGAGATTTGGGAGGAGTAGGAGTAGAGGAAATAGAAAGAGTGGGGGTTAGAATAAGCGTTGATTGAGGAGTGGAGGGGAAGGATTGATGTGATTGGTCTAGAAGGAGGGTGGCTGTACAATCAGCTTCTTCTGAACGCATGGCTCAATGAATGAACACTCTTCATTTCAGGTAGCCTGCCAACATAACATTGAGGTAAATACTATTATGCCCAGGGATAAGCCAAGTACTTTCTATGCACAGATGTTTCTCAAAGCTTTAACTGAGTGTCAGATTACTGTTCTGATATGGATTTGTACTCTGTTCTTTTCCAGTTCTCCTCCACAGCTGGCCAATTACTTGACTGTCTTACTAACTGACTGAAACTGATGGTTGAACATTGGCTGGTTGTCCGAGGTATTCTCCATCTATCTTCCACTAATCCATTGTTTTCCTTAAACACGGAGGTGCAGATCACGTTTACAAATACACTGACAGAGAAACTGCCAGAGTAACTGTCTCAGATAGATGGCCGACAAGCAGATCGGGTAAGTGCGGAGAAGGATATTGATGGAAACAGAGGATTTTGAGAGGATTTTATCAAATGTTTTAATTGATGTTCTAGGTTGAATCTTGAACTAATCCCTCCACcattatccctctctctcattcttgtTTTTCTCTTTTGTTATTGATTGGTCATTGTCACCTTTTTGATACCTTCTCACCCTTCTCTctttcaattaaattaaattaaattaaattggctttattggcatggggaacatatgataatattgccaaagcaagtgaagtagataatataccaaagtgaaataaacaatgaaaatgaacagtaaacattacactcacagaagttacaAAATAATAATTCCATTACAAAtctcatattatgtatatatacggTGTTGTAATGATATGCAAATGGTTAaattacaaaagggaaaataaataaacataaatatgggttgtatttacaatggtgtttgttcttcactg
This window harbors:
- the LOC115203222 gene encoding serum amyloid A-5 protein, with the translated sequence MKLLPAGLVLTLIVGAQAQWYHFPGEAVQGARDMWRAYDDMKDANWKHSDKYFHARGNYDAARRGPGGRWAATVISNGREMVQGSSGRGHEDSAADQEANRWGRNGGDPNRYRPNGLPRKY